DNA sequence from the Perca fluviatilis chromosome 4, GENO_Pfluv_1.0, whole genome shotgun sequence genome:
AATTTAGTGTGCCTTAAATTCTATGTTGtggaaaaataatattaatactagCTAGCTCCCTCCAACTCAATTTAGGACTTACTATGTGTTCATCCTCATGAAAGAAGTATGCAGAATGTTTATCAGTCAGTATGTGAACTTTAATCTCCCAAGAGACCACAGAACTATAacataattaaaagaaaaagttcaTGATGTGTAGTTCTTCATTAAATTGTCCTTTACAGTGGCAAAAAAATGTGGGTGGGTCCAGGTTCTCAATTGTGAGAATTGTGctgcttttttatgacttttggtgggacaaaaaaatacatttagctgatGTCATgcttagagatggtccgataccagtattggtatcggctccgatactgcctaaaacgctggtttctgtatcgggaagtactggagttaatgcaccgatctgataccacgtaataaagccctaaagaaaatctatgttaaagtagtttatttatgttctttttccgttataactgactgtcaaacttgAGAATaaaaagttctgtggcatttattgtttatatttgttcatgtttcacaagagtttaacctgagccagacagacaacaaagatagaaatcatatcacatccatacagggatagtagtatacagttgttaaaacataataaaatatatgacacactggtatcggatcggtactcggtatcgtcCGAttcgcaagttcaggtatcagaatcggtatcgggccatctctagtcaTACTAGGCTGTATGATATTGTGACaagcattttttttactgttgttgtttactgttgttttttactgtatgctttataaaccaaacaataagttaaatgataataaaaaataatccatAGTTGAAGTTTTAGAATAAATACATTGactcctttttttcatttcagacaCAAGTCCTTTAAATCTCCTGACCTCACTTAGGTCCTAATTCGTTTTTAACCTCTGCCACAGTGAACTGTTGAATAATGCATTTTGACTGTCTAGCTGGAATAAGAAATCTGTAAAGAAAGAAGAGCCAGAACATggtcaaaataaatatttattctcTTGAAGGCAGAACAAAGCAGTGTCTGTAAGTGAACCAATcaataattttctcaatttgaAAATGTGCGATAAAACGGAAATGACAGCATGTCGGTAAAACTGAGAGATCGTAAGGAGGACTAAACTGAAGTTTGACCTGCTGCTCCATTCCTTTAtactctcgctctctcgctctctcgctctctcactctctctgcttCCTTGTTTCTTTTTGATCATCTTCCCTGTAGTGTCATCCCGCTTACACTTTGTGTTATATTTGTTTTGCAGTCAGTGCCAACGAGGACTGTCTGTGGTACGTGGATAAAAATGGCACCTGGCACAACGGCTTTGACTGCCCTCTCATCACGTTTTGCTGTGGGAACTGCCACCGGCGCTACTGCTGCCTGGACGCCTTTAAAATGATCCCCGAGAGGGAGCAGAAACGCTGCATGCTCTTCCAGTTCAGGTGGGGGCAGCAGCAgggttttattttaatgacttactgtatttattaatttactgAACCCAAAGAGTCTGTCTTTCTGTTCACAATTCAAGGCTATCACTGCAGTATCACATATCCTTCGTTTTCTGAAGACAGACACTTTTTACTTTTGGTGAATACAATTGGTTGCCGCAGTCTGCACAATGAGATGTGTCCTCTAACATCTATGAACACAAATCCATCCATGCAAAGTACACACTATACTGACAAATTAATAAGTGAATACAAAGCAAGAGGCATTCAGTTACATCATTGTAATTCACACTTTACAGATGGGgggtagaaagagagagaataatACCTACAATAGATACAGAAAAAATactcataataattataaatgTGGGTGTAATGGAATGACAATATGagcatttgctgcttttctaaATAGCTCTGGGTTTTGAAATGTTGGTCAGATAAGATAAGGAATGTCACCCTGGGCTCCGACAAAGTGGTGAGGCATTTTCCTACAATTTCCCCACATTTTATAAAGTAAAAGATAAAtcagaaaaaatatagattgttaGTTGTAGCCATACACTTCACTAGAAGCAATGATTAAAGCAATAATGTATTATTGTAAAATACTAGTACAGttccaaaatgacttacagaaagaccccaaaccacttaatatgcaactccactgtatagcctactactggcTTGCAGTGCAGGCTgcgtctacatcagaggaagacattgtactactatatttacctgacagagaacgttgcagattcagaatgtaatcacaaagtcaaatttgaaatccatcggactaacggttcaagagataTGCAcataacagacacagacagacagacgttcctgcaatttatagatagaaaCATTACATGCTAAATCTATtgcaaaacatgtttaaattagtttttcacATTATTAGATAAATGTCATATAATGCACTATTATAGCTCCGAAGTGATTGCAACTCTGAAACATCTTGCCTCCCAAAATGATAGAAACGATAGAATACTGTTTTTCTGGAGCTTGCAACTGTCTTTCACTTTCTTTATTAGTGAATGGAACTGTCATCATGTATATAATGGGTGTCATTATGTGACCTAAGTGTGGAACAAGCGGTCGTATTGCCATGAGGCTGGTCCATTCATTGCTAAAGACAGTGAGAGGCAGTTGAaagaagcattaaaaaaaagcttataAGTGAATCTCATAACATCATAAGATAAgatcaacttttttttatctcacgCTGGAAAATTCAAGTGTCACAGTCACAAAAGTAATTACTAGAGAAGATGAATAGTGTGGATAAAAAACATCAATACTTTGTGTGCTAGTTTGTCATCTACTGGCTTGACCTTCAGTTGATTCTTAAAGCAGTCACGAGCACTTGGAGAATAAAGTGACACAAAGCGGGTTTCAGGTCAACAGTGTTCTGAAGGTTTGATGAAACACACTAGGACGAAACACATGTTGTCAGTAACAGTTGTTCCAGTCACTTCTGAGGTGGGAGTAGATAGATAAGGGGCACCATAGGAAAGGAGCATTGGTTCAAGTCTAGTTCACACAGATACATCGTCTGGGAGGGaaacattgtaacaatttattATACAAAGTCAGATGAAAAAGGCTATGTTCAGAGTTTcaacacaatgtaatttaaCAGATTTACAACACAATTTATGCATCATACATACATAGTAATattaagaaacaaaaaaaaaactgcactggAAGTAATGGACTTTGGTGATGGGTTAAGTGTCCTGTGTGTGCAGATATCAGATTTTAATaatggtgtgtatatatatcaaCATTAAACAGTTGCATCACTTCTTGGGTGACAATGCTTTGTGTACAAGGGATTTAATATAAATGGGAAGGAAATTGTATAAACATATATAGAAAATGTTGTTCACCATCACCCTACATTCTGCTTAAAGTCTGGACTCTCTTCAGGGCTCAACACTAACTTTTAAAAGTGGTTGCCAGGCTTGCAACCAGGCAAACAATACGGTTGCCATTTTTAGTCACCTTATATGTTAAGTAATTAAGATGACTATGCAGTTATATGTCAGCCTAATCATCAAAATGTGACCTAAAAGATTCAGAATTTACACAaatttctttttagttttttttattcaggttTACATGGTTCGGTTGGATCAATTTGCACATTTGTTTGTGATGTTGACAGCTTAGTCAGTCAAACGACTTAATTTGCTTCGCTATTGTCTCTAAAACAATTGCCTTTGCACACGTGAGTAAACGCACCATACAGCGTTGTCACATGCCGTTGTCTGGTTCCAGCTCTCACTGTAACAGCAATTTTTAAATATCACTTATacaacaattttatttttattttttaaagatatttattttgtcatgTACTTATTGCTGTCCCtattttttacatgttaaaaaGGCCAAGAATTGGTTTTCCAATTTCTCAAAATGGTTGCCAATTGCAACAGTTACTGTCGAGCCCTGCTCTTAAACTGGCCTGTTCTCATGTCCCATTGGCTGCATTTAACTTAATGACCCTGCTTTGGTCCCGACAGTGTAAGATGTTCTCATTAGGTGTTCCGTCAGCTATCCCCTGTGAGGTATCGTGATAACACTGGACTAAGCAAGCGTGTACCCCGAGAGACTGCAACATGGCACAAACCATCCATCATCCAGTAGCGAGCAGACAACCTGCAGCTTATTTAGCCCAGTGGGCAGCAGAGGCTGAGCTGAAATGGAGGGCTTTGTTGCTTGACTATGAGGCGATGGAATctggtagagagacagagagatacagggtgtgtgtgtcattaaCTGGGACGTGCTTTCAGGGTCAGTCTGTGGTCAACAGTGTGTCTAAATCAAAAGCTTCACATCACGGCCATTTCTACTTTAATCCTCCTGTAAAGTGGGTTGTAATTAGCGAGATAGAGGGTGGGGGAGGAACAACGTAAGGCGAGATGATCAAAGTAAGAAAGGAAATGCTTTGTAACTTaagtcctcttctctctctctcttctcagcCCCACCACTTTAGCTGGCATTGCCTCTTCCGTCCTCCTGTTTGTGGCGATCATTGCGACCATGGTCTGCTGCTTCATGTGCTCCTGCTGTTACCTCTACCAGAGAAGGCAGCAGAGGGGCAGGACACCTTATGATGGTGAGACCTCTACTCTTTATGTCCATGCTTCTGCAGACAACCACAAGGTCATAGTTTTCCTTCACAGCGGTCTGTACCTTTTGACCCACAGTCCAGCAGATCCCCATGGCCAGCTATCCAGTGGAGCCCATGTATGATGCTTATGGAAAACCACTGGGACCCTCTGAGTATCCACATGCAGGTTATCCAATGGCGCCCCTGTACACTGGCATGCCTCCGCATTACCCGATGATGCAGCCTGGACCTTATCCACCACACCTGATGGATCCTGCATACAGCCAGGGTAAGAGTAGCATTACATAATATGTCCATATGTTGTTGATGGACATAATCAACAACATCTAGTCtaaaaaaaagactcaacaAAGAGAGGGGAGTCTTTCCTGTATCACCAACATCAACATTTACACAAGAAATCCCCAGAGGGTgaacactcttttttttttggacgcTGCCCTCTAACACCaccaacagttaaaaaaaaaaaaaagtcaactcTGATACAATATATCTAATTTGAAAAGCAGATAGCAATGAAATATGGTGACATTTGCACATTTCATGCTACCATGGGCATACACTGCTCTTAATTCAAATGATTCCATGTTCTCTCCACTAGTGCCATcacaaattgttaaatttttaaCAACACTAGAGATGGCAATGTTAGTCACCACTTTACTCCATATCTCCACAACTATTTGTGACATTTTTGAGGATGAGTCCTACTGAATTTGgtgcttctttttttgtaaacaaTTCCTAATGTAGTTGTTGTACATGAAGTtctgactttattttgtttctacCTACTTATTTTTCAGCCCCTCCACCTTACTCTCCACCTCAGTATCCTGGTCATTGATGGGCTCATCTAcactacacacatgcacacacacagagtgggaAACAACAGCAACTGAGAGAAAGGACTGTTTCAAAAGGAGAAGGCAGcaacactctctctcacactcaaacacacatgcacacactcaaacGCTACAGCTCGACTAGCAGTGGTTTGTCTGTTTAAGAGAACTGGAGGCACTTTAAGGTTTTTCTATGTTTATTTACTGTACAATGTTGTCCTACTTTTCTGGAGTATTTACGCAACTCAAATTGTGTTCTGCAACCAGACACCTGATTGCTCCCGGCGGGTTTTGCAGAGACGTCACACCATCCCTAAAGTGAGGAGGTATCTGGCTGGCGTCTCGACTCTGTGCTGCCACTTGTGCTCTGACACACTTACCTCAAAAACAGGGTGTCACCTTACAGAACAGGGGTCAGAAGGGGATCATAAAAAATGATAATGCACTccctctttatttatataaaaggcAAACATGCTTTACTTCCTCACTTTTGTTAAATTTTAATGAGTTGATACCTCCCTAAGGCTACATTCTTGGTCACACACTCTCCAAATATGATGACATGAtgtctttatttctgtttttgatttttttttttttttttttcccataatgTGTTAGAGactaaagtgaaaaataaacGGCATGTTTGATTAAAAAGGTGACATGTATGTTCAAAGGCAGTGTGACACAGGATTTCATGTTACTCCTGATTACGCGTAAGAAGCCTTTAGTCACCTGCTAGTTTCAACTTTGTCTATTCTTTTATGTATCTGGCTCGACTAATTTACTTCATGGTAGTATATTAGCTGCTTAATTCTAATGTAACATCTCAACATCAGCATGCTACCCCAGTCAAAGTTATCTGTTCTctcttgcttttttttctggttttaaatGAATTAGAAGTCTTTAGATTAATCCCATGATGCCATTTGGTATGTTTTCCAGTGAAATTCATGTTAAATTGTTATTTCTTGTAACATATGTCAGGGGAGTTGCAGGTCATGCTGCTTGGTTTAAACAAAATGTCCCGCCTTAGAAAAATTAACCACGACAAAAAAGGGATTAActatttaaatacatattttgtataTCTGTTCTTCAGCTGAATATTTTATGATATTGTAACAAGTTATTTTAAACataatgtattgttattgtaacATAACATATGATGTTTTAGCATTTTTGGCATCTTTCCATTTGGTATTTGTTATTATTGAGGTTACCTTTTTCTGTGAATGGGTTCTCCCCTTGTGGACTTGTGGTCAGAAaaagttgattttttttctgaccaCGTCACTTTAAAGTaccagtttgacattttgggaaatatgcttatttgctttcttgtttaGAGTTAgatgaagaaaataaataccATTCTCCACAGATATcatggtatcaatcttctcatcattACTCTTCAAAAAAACTGATAGGtgtatgtcaaactattcctttaattcaCACTTAAGGTTTCGGGTCCCAGTGAGGTCAGGGCCTGTAACCTGCAATTATAGTTTAGCAGTCTAGTTTAGCATCTTGGACAGCCCTGTGCTTTTTGGAACTTGTAAAACATGACATCTCAAGCATGTGTTGTACAGTAAGATGTCTGACTAATGGGTAATAATTATCTTTATTCAGGTGTGATGTATCTCAATCTCAAAGTCAAATGAAACAAAacactgtcctcatgctgatcAGAGAAGCCTGAAGCTTTTCCTCGAGACATACTGCTGTATCttgtctctaaaaaaaaaaaaaaaaaaggaaaaaaaagaactagtACTGCTAGTTTACAGCATAAATTGTTTCCTCCCATGGTGACGTCCATTTGTACAGATTTGTTGAGCCTTTGTGAAGCACAGAGAACACTGGACTTTTCTTGGTAAGATGCTTTCATATGTAGTTCGACATAACATTTGATCAAtgatgtttctgtttgtttgtgcttCTAGACCAACTCCATGAGTGTGTTTACTGAAACTGACATCAGTTGGCAAAATAACTTGTCTAGATCTATGgtgttttgtctgttgtcatATGACATTGTAATATAAAGTGAGTGAAAAGTTTTTATTTCTATTAACATAAAATTTAACTTTGGAATGTAAAAATACAACTGTGTGATGTGCCTTTTTCTtatgaaacatttgaaaaaaaaggggTTAGTATGTGTTTACATCATTTTGACCACTAGATGTCCGTATTTACTCCAAAACAATGTTAAATTTGTTCATGTTTGGCAGAATTGATTCATTTTGTTATCACAAGCAACATCTAATCCAAAAGAAATGTGTGCTCCTAAAAACcctgttaaattaaatttaccaTTTGCATATTTGTGCTCAAGCTATATGAGATTTGTATAGAAGTACAACTGTGACTatgtacattttacatttttatatttaaaaaaattacagtcCATCTGCACACCAGGTCAATGTAGCATtttaatacatatatttataaaaaacaattaattatatatttttcctGATTTGTACCCATAttcaaattttttatttaattttttcatttatttactttgttgaCATCTTCTATTTACGTTGGTCACTTTAACAGAATATTCTTCTAAAATTATTTTGACTTTCTctcattttaaacatttggCTACTTTCAGGTAGTCATTGGTTTTTAATCTAATACatgattagtgcagcttaaaAATATAACAAGTTTTTGAATTTTAGCATCTTTTGTGTAATAAACAGCGGGTTATTAGGTTATTCTTTGTTCTGCACCAGGCTTTTAGTAGAGCCTCAAGAGTATACCATCCTGCATTTCACTACACATATTGATTGAACATGTGAATCTAGCATAAACGTTCCAGACAGAAACACGGATGTTCTCACTGTGGCAGAAAATCTAATGTGAAATTCTGAACTGCTAAAATTAGATTCATTACTAAACAAAAAATTAGGAACTGCTCtcaatatacaaataaattgtgTAATAGGAAGTCTGTGTAACTCTGCTCTGGCAGCTCTGTAAACTTCAGCCCTTCCCATTACCTTTAAAGGAGTGTGTACCCTAAGCTAAATAAGGACATGCACTTTCACAGGATTTTGAAGAATGTCCCAGCCTCACAGTCCACTTTGATGATGCGAGGCTCTTGCAGTTCATCAGTGCTACCCCTCACTCCAAGACTGAGAGTCCAGCCTCTTTGCATCAGGATTGATGCCTCTGATGTTTTTTTGGTGAGCGGGACGCGACGGGACAGCAGGACACCAGCTTTGGCCAGCTTTGGGAATACTCAAATTCTCACCATAGGAGAGAAATTTCTAAATAATCAGATTTAAATAAAGAGATTTACTATACTAACACCCTCAGCCCCTCCAAAGGAACCAAATTTCTCTATTTTTCTCTACGGGCTTTTACCCCAGATTTTTTTAGGCAACCATGTCCAGGAGAAAGGTGAGAGGCCTGACCCGTACAGGCCGCCAGGTCAGCGAGGACCCAGATCTGGACAACCTGCTGTCCACCCTCTCCCCTGAGGAGATGGAGGAGCTGGAGAAGGACATGATGAAAGTGCCAGACATCAAGCCAGAGGATGGGAAGATCATTGTCCAAGGGGATAGCCAAGCTGCGCAGCCACCTATGAGCAACAATGTCCGGGACGCTAAACTTGACAGCAGACAGGAGAGTGACCGAAAAGGGAGGCTCAGTGAGAGGGAACAGTCATTTGAGGTTTGTGAATGCTTAACTTATCTGGGTTAGTGGAACTTTACTGTTTACTGTTACTGGATTTGACCTTTTACTCTCTTCAGATGTTTGTATTTGAACCGTTTTTCATAAAAATGACCAGCAGATGGGTGACTTTGGAGGAGTTTATTAAATCAAACGACAATGTACGCACTTACGACTGATAGATTACGTAACATCCACTGTCCCCGAGGTATTTCTAATGATAGCTTTAATGTGCTATCTTTCATTTAGCTTGAAGCAAAGCGCCAGCTGGACCCCATGCACCCTGAGTCCATCAGCTCATAAATAGTGTAGAGTTGGCTTCTGTGCCAGGAAAAATATTGTTTTCCACTCTTAAAGCTTGCTGACATGCATTGGCAAACAGCATCAGAAACACACCAAACCATTTCTTTTATTCCTGTGACATGCTATAAAAGAGCCCTCCTTCTTTTAGTGTCAGGGAGCCAGGTTTCTTGCAGTTTGTGTATTTAAAGGAGAGGCACTTCAGTCGATGGAGCGGAGGCCCTGCGGAGCTTCTTAATCCCGGCCTGATGGAATTCTTTGGTTGATTGCTCCTACGCTCACTGCCTTTTAAGGATACATCTGCCAGGGCCACGGCCTCACACAGCAAAACAGATGGAGACTAACAAATCAAACACTTTGCAAGGTACTCATTGCAAATGTATCCCTGTACTATAAAAAAATGGCTCCTTTTCCCTTTGCtcactgtaaacacacatgCCATATTGTGTCAGAGAGAGTATGCATGTTTACAGTGAGCAGATGGACAAAGAGCTGTTTGACAGTAAAGGAATACAGTATTTGCATGGGTATTAGGTGTTACATCATACTATACATACTTTACAtgcattatatactgtatgtttgtaaaTTCTACTGTATAGCCCAATGACTGATTTTAATAATGGCATTATTATGGCCCTGTTCTGTATCTGTTGTGATTTCTTTTGGTTTAGGGCACTACATTTGTTGACACACTCCTTTTTTATTACACTATAACTGTTTTTGGTATTGGCATATATTTAACTGCTTTGCTTTCAGACATAACACTAATATAATTTTATACTCATATATGTCCTCCTGCAGGGTGAGACAAAGAAGGAGAGCCGGAAGCAGGCATATCTGAGGAAGATGGGCCTGAGCCAAGAGGGGAACGACGACGTGGCAGTTGGGCTACGAAGACAAGCTAGTGTCTCAAGTGAACGAGATATTAAGGTGGACGAAAGAAACAGCAAAGGTCCTGAAAGTTCGAAAGAGGAGCGAAGTCGGCTTTCGAGTAGATACAGGAAGCAGGAAAGTAGAGAGTGTGAGGTGAAAGAGGAGACCAAAGAGAAGGAGAAACAAGAGGACAATAAGATaagagacaggagagaaaacagagagagcACAGGTAGCAAAACAAAGGATATGATCTCTAAGTTACAGGAAAAAAAGGATGAGAGGAAAGAAGACTGCAGGAGAAGAGATGAGAGCAAAACCAAAGACATTATCTCAAAGCTACGAGAGAAACATGAAAAGGAAGTGGGCaaggaaaaggagagaaaatcAGAGAGTTTTAAGACACAAGGACTTGTTTCTAAAATGTTGGAGAAGCAGAGCAAGGCACAAGACAGCCCGGCTCCAGAGAGTAAATCAGAAGAGAAGAAGCCCAAagcagaggagaaaagagcTGAAGATAAAAACAAGCCTGATGTCAAACTTGAGCGACAACCATCGGAGAGGGGCGAGGTGCAGGTGAAACATGACAAGGCAGAGaaaagaacagacagagaagagcTGGTTAACCATAGTGACCAcgtgaaagagaaggagaagaagattAGCAcggagaagaaaggagaggagaaaaaagacaaagaggagaGTAAAGGAAAAGTTCAAAAAGTAGAGGAAAGTGAGAAACCTGGCAACTGTGTGGCCAAAAACACCCCACAGAACAAGgcgaaagaggaagaggaggaggacgaagACTCAAGCATGTTTGACGAGCTGATGGAGCAGGTTCGGAGCAACGACCCCTCCCTCACTGAGCTCAACGTCAACAACTCAGAAGTCATCAAGACCAAAACACTCATCGAGTTTGCAGAGGCTTTGCACAAGAACACCCATGTTAAGACGTTTGCTTTGGCTAACTGCCGTGCAGACGACCATGTGGCTTATGCCATCGCGGGCACGCTACGCAGCAACAAGACTATCACCAGCATCAATGTGGACTCCAACCATCTCACTGGCAAGGGCATCCTGTCTATGATCCAGGCGCTACCACACAACTCCACACTGACTGAGCTTCGCTTTCAAAACCAGCGTCACGTCTGTGGCGGGAAGACGGAGATGGAGATGACCAAGATCCTGAAGGAAAACACCACCCTGCTCAAACTGGGCTACCACTTTGAGTTAGCTGGACCCAGAATGACTACAACAAACATACTGAGTCGCAACATGGACCGACAGAGGCAGAAGCGCCTGCAGGAGCAGAAGCAGGCCCAGGCCAATGGGGAGAAGAAGGGCACACTGGAGGTACCCAAGGTGGGTGGTGGAGGATCTCTGAGAAGCTCGCCCAGAGCTTCCCCCAAACCTTCTCCCATACCTTCACCTATGCCATCACCAAAGCTGACTCCTAAAAGAGGAGCTGGAGGTCCTGTTCCACCTCCACCCCCGCCTCCTCCTGGGGGTGGACCTCCACCTCCTCCGCCTCCTATGCTGGATGTAGACGCCCTGAGGAACTCTCTGACCCCGGTGTCACAGAGGAAGCTGGATGGAAAAAGCCCAAGCGGTTGTAAGAACTCAAGGGACCAACTGCTTGCCTCGATCAGAGGAAGCGATAAGAAACAACTCAAGAAGGTATGTATGATGGGTTTATGGATTTAGGTATCTTGTGGTGGAGCAACAATAATATATCCTCACatactttcattttatttttcccaCAGGTGCCGGTGCCAAAGTGGTTGCAGTAATATTTCCTATATGAAGTGAAAAATATGAAGTGAAAagtgaagagagagggagaatagAGATGAGATAAACTCAACACTCCTAAGATGCAGTCAAAGAACTGCGCCGTGGGACGGATGGAGAAAGTGAAACATGAGATGCCCATCGGTCAGATGACTAGCCCTCACTATGAGATCTCCCCAAAAACACTGGACCAAAAGGACTCTAGGGAGAATGGGTGATGCAGGGCTCTCTATTAGCCGACTGCATAGAGTGCCTTGAGTTTTGTGGTTGTTTGTCTTCAGTACATATTGACGCTTTGCTGGTTATTTGCACTAGATAATATGAAGCCGATCATATAACATGTTGGCTTGTGTATGCATCTGAATATGAGCGTGATGGGAATGTGTGATGAGCTTATTAAGATTTATAAATAACTTTATAAAATTCTAATAGACAAAAACTTTTATCAGTGATATAGTGGACATTAATTTGACCATATATTTTTTGTGGAGAGGAAATCCACCTTATACTTGTAAGTTGTAAATCTGTTCAAACTGGGAATTTTGAAATGGCGGAAATATCAGGGAATTAACTAACATGGCGGCCTGACTTAAAACAATCTGAGTAAGAAAAAAAGGTCATGgtggtctttgtgtgtctcattTCCAAATCTCAAGACATCTCAGGCAGGGTTTAATGGAAAGCAGCCCAGTGGAAATCCTGGTGCATGACGAAAGAGTTTGAGCATGGAAATAATTACAGAATGCATTTTTATCAGGAAGTGCAAATGGCTGTCCTTCAGTATCTGATGTTATTTTTTGTACAGAATCATTCTGCCTTGTTGTTTGAATACCTTA
Encoded proteins:
- the shisa4 gene encoding protein shisa-4, whose protein sequence is MIFPAGNMSLIALILALLTIVLCTSQVSANEDCLWYVDKNGTWHNGFDCPLITFCCGNCHRRYCCLDAFKMIPEREQKRCMLFQFSPTTLAGIASSVLLFVAIIATMVCCFMCSCCYLYQRRQQRGRTPYDVQQIPMASYPVEPMYDAYGKPLGPSEYPHAGYPMAPLYTGMPPHYPMMQPGPYPPHLMDPAYSQAPPPYSPPQYPGH
- the lmod1b gene encoding leiomodin-1, whose protein sequence is MSRRKVRGLTRTGRQVSEDPDLDNLLSTLSPEEMEELEKDMMKVPDIKPEDGKIIVQGDSQAAQPPMSNNVRDAKLDSRQESDRKGRLSEREQSFEGETKKESRKQAYLRKMGLSQEGNDDVAVGLRRQASVSSERDIKVDERNSKGPESSKEERSRLSSRYRKQESRECEVKEETKEKEKQEDNKIRDRRENRESTGSKTKDMISKLQEKKDERKEDCRRRDESKTKDIISKLREKHEKEVGKEKERKSESFKTQGLVSKMLEKQSKAQDSPAPESKSEEKKPKAEEKRAEDKNKPDVKLERQPSERGEVQVKHDKAEKRTDREELVNHSDHVKEKEKKISTEKKGEEKKDKEESKGKVQKVEESEKPGNCVAKNTPQNKAKEEEEEDEDSSMFDELMEQVRSNDPSLTELNVNNSEVIKTKTLIEFAEALHKNTHVKTFALANCRADDHVAYAIAGTLRSNKTITSINVDSNHLTGKGILSMIQALPHNSTLTELRFQNQRHVCGGKTEMEMTKILKENTTLLKLGYHFELAGPRMTTTNILSRNMDRQRQKRLQEQKQAQANGEKKGTLEVPKVGGGGSLRSSPRASPKPSPIPSPMPSPKLTPKRGAGGPVPPPPPPPPGGGPPPPPPPMLDVDALRNSLTPVSQRKLDGKSPSGCKNSRDQLLASIRGSDKKQLKKVPVPKWLQ